In Papio anubis isolate 15944 chromosome 20, Panubis1.0, whole genome shotgun sequence, a single window of DNA contains:
- the SLC5A5 gene encoding sodium/iodide cotransporter, with translation MKAVETGERPTFGAWDYGVFALMLLVSTGIGLWVGLARGGQRSAEDFFTGGRRLAALPVGLSLSASFMSAVQVLGVPSEAYRYGLKFLWMCLGQLLNSVLTALLFMPVFYRLGLTSTYEYLEMRFSRAVRLCGTLQYIVATMLYTGIVIYAPALILNQVTGLDIWASLLSTGIICTFYTAVGGMKAVVWTDVFQVVVMLSGFWVVLARGVMLVGGPRQVLTLAQNHSRINIMDFNPDPRSRYTFWTFMVGGTLVWLSMYGVNQAQVQRYVACRTEKQAKLALLINQVGLFLIVSSAACCGIVMFVFYTDCDPLLLGRISAPDQYMPLLVLDIFEDLPGVPGLFLACAYSGTLSTASTSINAMAAVTVEDLIKPRLQNLAPRKLVIISKGLSLIYGSACLTVAALSSLLGGGVLQGSFTVMGVISGPLLGAFILGMFLPACNTPGVLSGLGAGLALSLWVALGATLYPPSEQTMRVLPSSAARCLALSVNASGLLDMALLPANDSSRGPSSGMDASRPALADSFYAISYLYYGALGTLTTVLCGALISCLTGPTKRSTLAPGLLWWDLARQTASVAPKEEVAILDDNLVKGPEELPAGTKEAPGFLPTNEDRLFFLGQKELEGAGSWTPCGRHDGGRDQRETNL, from the exons ATGAAGGCCGTGGAGACCGGGGAACGGCCCACCTTCGGAGCCTGGGACTATGGGGTCTTTGCCCTCATGCTCCTGGTGTCCACTGGCATTGGTCTGTGGGTCGGGCTGGCTCGGGGCGGGCAGCGCAGCGCTGAGGACTTCTTCACCGGGGGCCGGCGCCTGGCGGCCCTGCCCGTGGGCCTGTCGTTGTCCGCCAGCTTCATGTCGGCGGTGCAGGTGCTAGGCGTGCCGTCGGAGGCCTATCGCTACGGCCTCAAGTTCCTCTGGATGTGCCTGGGCCAGCTTCTGAACTCGGTCCTCACCGCGCTGCTCTTCATGCCCGTCTTCTACCGCCTGGGCCTCACCAGCACCTACGAG TATCTGGAGATGCGCTTCAGCCGCGCGGTGCGGCTCTGCGGGACGTTGCAGTACATTGTAGCCACG ATGCTGTACACTGGCATCGTGATCTACGCACCGGCCCTCATCCTGAACCAAG TGACCGGGCTGGACATCTGGGCGTCACTCCTATCCACCGGAATTATCTGCACCTTCTACACGGCTGTG GGCGGCATGAAGGCTGTGGTCTGGACTGATGTGTTCCAGGTCGTGGTGATGCTAAGTGGTTTCTGGGTTGTCCTGGCCCGCGGTGTCATGCTTGTGGGTGGGCCCCGCCAGGTGCTCACCCTGGCCCAGAACCATTCCCGGATCAACATAATGGA CTTTAACCCTGACCCGAGGAGCCGCTATACATTCTGGACTTTCATGGTGGGTGGCACGTTGGTGTGGCTCTCCATGTATGGTGTGAACCAGGCACAGGTACAGCGCTACGTGGCTTGTCGCACAGAGAAGCAGGCCAAGCT GGCCCTGCTCATCAACCAGGTGGGCCTGTTCCTGATCGTGTCCAGCGCTGCCTGCTGTGGCATCGTCATGTTCGTATTCTACACTGACTGCGACCCTCTCCTACTGGGGCGCATCTCTGCCCCAGATCAG TACATGCCTCTGCTGGTGCTGGACATCTTCGAAGATCTGCCTGGAGTCCCTGGGCTCTTCCTGGCCTGTGCTTATAGTGGCACCCTCAG CACAGCATCCACCAGCATCAATGCCATGGCTGCAGTCACTGTGGAAGACCTCATCAAACCTCGGCTACAGAACCTGGCACCCAGGAAACTCGTGATTATCTCCAAGGGGCTCT CACTCATCTACGGATCGGCCTGTCTCACTGTGGCGGCTCTGTCCTCGCTGCTTGGAGGAGGTGTCCTCCAG GGCTCCTTCACAGTCATGGGAGTCATCAGCGGCCCCCTCCTTGGAGCCTTCATCTTGGGAATGTTCCTGCCAGCCTGCAACACCCCG GGAGTCCTCTCCGGACTGGGCGCCGGCTTGGCGCTGTCGTTGTGGGTGGCCTTGGGCGCCACACTGTACCCACCCAGCGAGCAGACCATGAGGGTCCTGCCGTCGTCGGCTGCCCGCTGCTTGGCTCTCTCAGTCAACGCCTCTGGCCTGCTGGACATGGCTCTCCTCCCTGCTAACGACTCCAGCAGGGGCCCCAG CTCAGGAATGGACGCCAGCCGACCCGCCTTAGCTGACAGCTTCTATGCCATTTCCTATCTCTATTATGGTGCCCTGGGCACGCTGACCACTGTGCTGTGTGGAGCCCTCATCAGCTGCCTGACAG GCCCCACCAAACGCAGCACCCTGGCCCCGGGATTGTTGTGGTGGGACCTCGCGCGGCAGACAGCATCAGTGGCCCCCAAGGAAGAAGTGGCCATCCTGGATGACAACTTGGTCAAG GGTCCTGAAGAACTCCCTGCTGGAACCAAGGAGGCTCCTGGCTTCCTGCCCACCAACGAAGACCGTCTGTTTTTCCTGGGGCAGAAGGAGCTGGAGGGGGCTGGCTCCTGGACCCCCTGTGGTAGACATGATGGTGGTCGAGACCAGCGGGAGACAAACCTCTGA